The proteins below are encoded in one region of Syngnathus acus chromosome 2, fSynAcu1.2, whole genome shotgun sequence:
- the tpx2 gene encoding LOW QUALITY PROTEIN: targeting protein for Xklp2 (The sequence of the model RefSeq protein was modified relative to this genomic sequence to represent the inferred CDS: inserted 3 bases in 3 codons; deleted 1 base in 1 codon) gives MADDCPAGRYEFDAPSHVVDLKQLANESFDDAWFDRQGIEQPHCGTPNPTTIAGPVRVPVTGAVLKSADSKPHDSGAMGKTQPKDEPSRCLSDAGSKRKLQDGPSSRRSKVSKSAEDQVEISSDVNNEAEAICDGGTELTSLESLPQEEPSTSTHVLGGCSVDKPGRPLKSNKTKVVKSVYVPVAEHIMQLQKRTPQRFRELSRVERAKGPPKSKVQRLQLTRPQSPKFATRLRSRPIRVKSSAQLEAEKEEELHLFKKKKKMFVTAFKKVNFQSPRAKKKILERRDSVKKPVVKEPTVQEAFTMHIEKRLQERQASKPQDQPQSAFKAQELPKKILQGVVGVPMKKVKHATVPHSPAFTLAKKARVDMKAEEVKPVPSIKHTPVPQFGTPFQPMLQDKRHTEVCPFSFEQREQEKKKLKEISEQKEQEVPVFKAHPLPYFDKINLPEKKKLEPTKPEPFRLLVDERGSVKNDRLEQWYSRICNTQPMKEEEKKIKEAAIFKARLNTVTQKDLSAEKRRIAPSRLEWASEKAEVVESFELATEQRAQXRERFQEHLCQKEADEALRQERLKWEEEEKLKQELAELRHQQVHKAQPIRHYKXCEVKKSEVPLTXPQSPNLSDRFRL, from the exons ATGGCTGATGACTGTCCTGCGGGCAGATATGAGTTCGACGCGCCTTCCCACGTCGTCGACTTAAAGCAGTTAGCCAACGAGTCTTTCGATGATGCATGGTTCG atCGACAAGGCATCGAGCAGCCACATTGTGGAACCCCTAATCCTACAACCATTGCAGGCCCAGTGAGAGTTCCGGTTACAGGTGCTG ttttaaaGTCTGCTGACTCCAAACCACATGACAGTGGTGCAATGGGAAAAACGCAGCCCAAAGATGAACCAAGCAGGTGCCTGTCTGACGC aGGTTCAAAGCGGAAGTTGCAAGATGGTCCGTCTTCACGGCGTTCTAAAGTGTCTAAAAG TGCTGAGGACCAAGTAGAGATCAGCAGTGACGTCAACAATGAAGCAGAAGCAATTTGTGATGGAGGAACTGAATTGACTTCATTGGAGAGTCTCCCTCAAGAAGAACCTTCCACATCA ACACACGTGCTCGGTGGTTGCAGTGTGGACAAACCTGGCAGGCCACTAAAGAGTAACAAGACAAAGGTGGTCAAATCCGTCTACGTACCAGTGGCCGAACACATCATGCAGTTACAGAAGCGCACCCCTCAACGCTTCCGTGAGCTGAGTCGGGTTGAAAGAGCCAAAG GACCGCCAAAATCAAAGGTCCAGCGATTGCAGCTCACTCGACCTCAGTCTCCAAAGTTCGCAACAAGACTGAGGAGCCGACCCATCAGAGTTAAGAGCAGTGCTCAACTGGAGGCTGAAAAGGAAGAGGAAC tccatttatttaaaaaaaaaaaaaaaatgtttgttaccGCATTTAAAAAGGTCAACTTTCAAAGCCCAAGAGCtaagaaaaaaattcttgaGAGAAGAGACTCTGTGAAGAAACCGGTGGTGAAGGAGCCCACTGTACAAGAGGCTTTCACCATGCACATTGAAAAGCGGCTCCAGGAAAGGCAGGCAAGCAAACCCCAAGATCAGCCCCAGTCTGCGTTCAAAGCACAAGAACTGCCAAAGAAGATCCTGCAAGGAGTAGTG GGAGTGCCAATGAAGAAAGTGAAGCACGCAACCGTGCCTCATTCACCAGCCTTCACCCTCGCAAAGAAAGCGCGTGTTGACATGAAAGCCGAAGAG GTGAAACCTGTGCCTTCAATCAAGCATACTCCAGTTCCTCAATTTGGCACGCCATTCCAGCCCATGCTGCAGGACAAGCGGCACACAGAGGTGTGTCCTTTCTCATTTGAGCAGAGGGagcaagagaagaagaaactcAAGGAGATCAGTGAGCAAAAGGAGCAGGAG GTTCCAGTGTTCAAGGCTCATCCATTGCCATACTTTGACAAGATCAATCTCCCTGAAAAGAAGAAGCTGGAGCCCACAAAGCCCGAGCCTTTCAGACTTCTGGTGGAT GAACGTGGATCAGTCAAGAATGACCGCTTGGAACAATGGTACTCAAGAATATGTAACACTCAACCG atgaaagaggaggagaaaaaaataaaggaggCAGCAATATTTAAAGCCAGACTGAACACAGTCACCCAAAAAGACCTTTCCGCCGAAAAAAGGAGGATCGCCCCCAGTAG GTTGGAATGGGCGAGTGAGAAGGCTGAAG TCGTGGAGTCTTTTGAGCTGGCAACCGAGCAACGTGCCC GCCGTGAAAGGTTTCAGGAGCATCTTTGTCAGAAGGAGGCTGACGAAGCACTTCGACAGGAGAGACTGAagtgggaggaagaggagaagctgAAACAAGAGCTCGCTGAACTTCGACACCAACAA GTCCACAAGGCGCAACCCATTCGCCACTACA ACTGTGAAGTGAAGAAAAGTGAGGTTCCACTCA GTCCACAGTCTCCAAACCTTTCTGACCGCTTCCGCTTGTAA
- the LOC119116068 gene encoding rho-related GTP-binding protein RhoA-C-like — translation MAAIRKKLVIVGDGACGKTCLLIVFSKDQFPEVYVPTVFENYVADIEVDGRQVELALWDTAGQEDYDRLRPLSYPDTDVILMCFSVDSPDSLENIPEKWTPEVKHFCPNVPIILVGNKKDLRNDELTRRELAKMKQEPVKSEEGREMANKICAFGYLECSAKTKDGVREVFEMATRAALQAKRRGKKGLCLVL, via the exons ATGGCTGCGATCCGAAAGAAACTAGTAATAGTTGGAGACGGAGCATGTGGCAAGACTTGTCTGCTCATCGTGTTCAGCAAGGATCAGTTTCCTGAAGTGTATGTGCCAACGGTGTTTGAGAACTATGTGGCTGACATTGAAGTGGACGGGAGACAG gTAGAGCTGGCTCTTTGGGACACGGCAGGTCAGGAGGACTATGATCGCTTGCGACCACTCTCTTATCCCGACACAGACGTGATCCTCATGTGTTTCTCCGTTGATAGTCCCGATAGTTTAG AGAACATTCCCGAGAAGTGGACACCTGAGGTCAAGCACTTTTGTCCCAATGTCCCCATAATTCTGGTGGGGAATAAGAAAGACCTCCGCAACGATGAGCTCACACGTCGAGAGTTGGCAAAGATGAAACAG GAACCTGTGAAGtcagaggaagggagggaaatGGCAAACAAAATCTGCGCCTTTGGCTACCTGGAGTGCTCAGCGAAGACCAAGGACGGCGTGAGGGAAGTGTTTGAAATGGCCACCAGGGCAGCACTGCAGGCTAAGAGACGTGGCAAAAAGGGCCTATGTCTTGTGCTATAA